In Corylus avellana chromosome ca2, CavTom2PMs-1.0, the following proteins share a genomic window:
- the LOC132173108 gene encoding cysteine-rich repeat secretory protein 38-like, translated as MSSLSIYLLTFSLLLQTIYGASPLFHFCSSSGNFTANDPYESSLRQLLGNLYYQTPPQGFGFGSVGQDPYKTYGLALCRGDVQAADCRTCVNDASAEIRKRCPYNKGAIIWYDNCLLKYVNTDFLGKIDNQNKFYMWNLRNVSEPTTFNQKTRELLSLLAKDASATPKLYAAGELELEKSKKLYGLAQCTRDLSGSDCFKCLDGIIGELPRCCDGKEGGRVVGGSCNFRYEIYLFVNA; from the coding sequence ATGTCTTCCCTCTCCATCTATCTCCTAACATTTTCTCTCCTTCTCCAAACCATTTATGGAGCAAGCCCTCTCTTCCATTTCTGTTCAAGCTCTGGCAACTTCACCGCCAATGACCCTTACGAATCAAGCCTAAGACAGCTCTTGGGCAATCTTTACTACCAGACCCCTCCCcagggttttggttttggttcagTGGGTCAGGATCCGTACAAAACTTATGGGCTTGCTCTTTGTCGTGGTGACGTTCAAGCCGCAGACTGCAGGACTTGCGTTAATGACGCCAGCGCCGAAATTCGCAAACGCTGCCCATATAACAAAGGTGCGATCATATGGTACGATAATTGTCTTTTGAAATACGTCAACACTGATTTCCTTGGCAAAATTGATAATCAAAACAAGTTCTATATGTGGAACTTGAGAAACGTTAGCGAGCCCACAACCTTCAACCAAAAAACAAGGGAGTTGTTGAGCCTACTGGCTAAAGATGCATCTGCGACTCCAAAACTGTATGCAGCTGGAGAGTTGGAGCTTGAAAAATCGAAGAAGCTCTATGGCTTGGCCCAATGCACTAGGGACCTTTCTGGAAGTGATTGTTTCAAGTGTCTTGATGGAATAATTGGTGAACTTCCTCGTTGCTGTGATGGGAAAGAAGGAGGAAGAGTCGTTGGTGGGAGTTGCAACTTTAGATATGAGATTTACCTCTTCGTCAATGCTTAG
- the LOC132173109 gene encoding cysteine-rich repeat secretory protein 38-like: MSSFLISLLTFSLLLQNTFGAGPLFHFCSSSENFTGNDAYGSNLRKLLGSLYSQTPPMGFGLGSVGQDPYKTYGLALCRGDVEATDCRNCFNEASNEILKRCPNNKGAIIWYDNCLLKYLNKDFQGQIDNKNKFYMWNLRNVSDPTTINQKTRELFGLLAKKASGTPKLYAVGELEVGKSRKLYGLAQCTRDLSGSDCFKCLDGITGELPHCCNGKEGGRVVDGSCNIRFEIYPFITA, translated from the coding sequence atgtCTTCCTTCTTGATCTCATTGCTAACATTTTCTCTCCTTCTCCAAAACACTTTTGGAGCTGGCCctctcttccatttttgttcAAGCTCTGAGAACTTCACCGGCAATGACGCTTATGGATCAAACCTAAGAAAGCTCCTGGGTAGTCTTTATAGCCAAACACCTCCTATGGGTTTTGGTCTTGGTTCAGTGGGTCAAGATCCGTACAAAACATATGGGCTTGCTCTTTGCCGTGGTGACGTTGAAGCCACAGATTGCAGGAATTGCTTCAATGAGGCAAGCAATGAAATTCTCAAACGTTGCCCAAATAACAAGGGTGCAATTATATGGTACGATAATTGTCTTTTGAAGTACCTCAACAAAGATTTCCAAGGCCAAATTGATAATAAAAACAAGTTCTACATGTGGAACTTGCGAAATGTTAGCGATCCCACAACCATTAACCAAAAAACAAGGGAGTTGTTTGGCCTACTCGCCAAAAAGGCATCTGGGACTCCGAAATTGTATGCAGTTGGAGAGCTAGAGGTCGGAAAATCGAGGAAGCTCTATGGCTTGGCCCAATGCACTAGGGACCTTTCTGGAAGTGATTGTTTCAAGTGTCTTGATGGTATAACTGGTGAACTTCCTCATTGTTGTAATGGGAAAGAAGGAGGAAGAGTTGTTGATGGGAGTTGCAACATAAGATTTGAGATTTATCCCTTCATCACAGCTTAG